One Centroberyx gerrardi isolate f3 chromosome 2, fCenGer3.hap1.cur.20231027, whole genome shotgun sequence DNA window includes the following coding sequences:
- the LOC139915616 gene encoding serine/threonine-protein phosphatase 6 catalytic subunit-like: MAPLDLDKYVEIARHCKYLPENDLKRLCDYVCDLLLEESNVQPVSTPVTVCGDIHGQFYDLCELFRTGGQVPDTNYIFMGDFVDRGYYSLETFTHLLALKAKWPDRITLLRGNHESRQITQVYGFYDECQTKYGNANAWRYCTKVFDMLTVAALIDEQVLCVHGGLSPDIKTLDQIRTIERNQEIPHKGAFCDLVWSDPEDVDTWAISPRGAGWLFGSKVTNEFVHINNLKLICRAHQLVHEGYKFMFDEKLVTVWSAPNYCYRCGNIASIMVFKDVNRREPKLFRAVPDSERVIPPRTTTPYFL; the protein is encoded by the exons ATGGCGCCTTTAGACCTGGATAAGTATGTTGAAATAGCCAGACACTGCAAATATCTGCCAGAGAACGATCTCAAG AGATTATGTGATTACGTTTGTGATTTACTCCTTGAAGAATCAAATGTTCAACCAGTCTCTACACCAGTTACTGTTTGCGGAGATATACATGGACAG TTTTATGACCTTTGTGAGCTCTTCAGAACTGGAGGACAAGTTCCAGacacaaattacattttcatg GGAGATTTTGTGGACAGGGGATATTATAGCTTGGAGACATTTACACATCTGCTAGCTTTAAAAGCAAAGTGGCCCGATCGCATCACGCTTCTACGAGGAAACCACGAAAGCAGACAAATAACGCAAGTGTACGGCTTTTATG ATGAGTGCCAAACAAAATATGGAAACGCAAATGCCTGGCGATATTGCACAAAAGTGTTTGACATGCTAACTGTAGCAGCT TTGATAGATGAGCAGGTCCTGTGTGTTCACGGTGGTCTTTCACCTGACATCAAGACCTTGGACCAGATCCGTACTATCGAGCGCAACCAAGAGATTCCTCACAAGGGGGCATTCTGTGATCTGGTGTGGTCGGATCCGGAGGACGTGGACACCTGGGCCATCAGTCCACGAGGTGCAGGCTGGCTGTTTGGTTCCAAGGTTACTAATGAG TTTGTCCACATCAACAATCTGAAGCTCATCTGCCGGGCGCACCAGCTGGTCCACGAAGGCTACAAGTTCATGTTCGACGAGAAGCTGGTGACGGTGTGGTCGGCGCCCAACTACTGCTACCGCTGCGGCAACATCGCCTCCATCATGGTCTTCAAGGACGTGAACAGACGGGAGCCCAAGCTGTTCCGCGCGGTCCCGGACTCCGAGCGGGTCATACCTCCCCGAACGACGACCCCGTACTTCCTCTAA